Proteins encoded by one window of Bryobacteraceae bacterium:
- a CDS encoding PEP-CTERM sorting domain-containing protein, which yields MRTVALAAFCLLALLDQAGATPTYTVVDLGAGTATAINAGGSAAGWFSDPFGNYHAFLSAGGTRTDLGAGTQAFAIDSAGNAYGHTFDGNGDTAATRWSAGGAATPIAGAGSSALGVNGSGAVAGSSGGVATVFPGASAGPAGASWSAAYGINDGGATAGTGLGPGYRFGAFVDFPGIGPVWLPSLGGANAYGAAINGAGVVAGTAQASSGYQHAAAWTGGIGQDLGTLGGNNSGAYGINGAGDIVGYSQLAGGESAAFLYSNGSLLNLNLLIDPTSGWLLETAFAINESGQIAGTGLLDGTRHAFLLDPGVLMAPNAVPEPSTTAMMLLALVLVGVPILSRK from the coding sequence ATGCGTACCGTTGCCCTCGCGGCGTTCTGTCTCCTCGCATTGTTGGACCAGGCGGGCGCCACGCCCACTTACACCGTGGTGGATCTCGGCGCCGGGACGGCGACGGCGATCAACGCCGGCGGATCCGCGGCGGGCTGGTTCTCCGATCCGTTCGGGAACTATCACGCGTTCCTATCCGCGGGCGGGACGCGGACGGACCTCGGCGCGGGCACGCAGGCATTCGCGATCGACAGCGCCGGGAACGCCTACGGCCATACGTTCGACGGGAACGGAGATACAGCAGCGACGCGGTGGTCCGCCGGGGGCGCGGCAACGCCGATCGCGGGCGCGGGCAGCAGCGCGCTTGGGGTGAATGGCTCCGGGGCGGTGGCCGGATCGAGCGGAGGCGTGGCAACGGTCTTTCCAGGCGCGAGCGCCGGGCCGGCGGGCGCGAGTTGGAGCGCGGCCTACGGGATCAACGACGGCGGCGCCACCGCCGGCACGGGGCTGGGGCCGGGGTATCGTTTCGGAGCGTTCGTGGACTTTCCGGGCATCGGACCGGTGTGGCTGCCGTCGCTCGGCGGAGCCAACGCCTACGGCGCGGCGATCAACGGAGCGGGTGTGGTGGCCGGCACGGCGCAGGCTTCTTCCGGGTATCAGCATGCGGCGGCGTGGACGGGAGGCATCGGGCAGGACCTCGGCACGCTCGGCGGAAACAACTCCGGGGCCTACGGCATCAACGGCGCCGGGGATATCGTCGGGTATTCGCAGCTGGCCGGCGGGGAATCGGCGGCGTTTCTCTACTCGAACGGCTCCCTTCTGAACTTGAACCTGCTGATCGATCCCACCAGCGGATGGCTGCTCGAGACCGCCTTCGCGATCAACGAGTCGGGCCAGATCGCCGGAACGGGCCTGCTCGACGGGACGCGGCACGCGTTTCTGCTCGACCCCGGGGTGCTGATGGCGCCGAACGCCGTTCCGGAGCCATCCACGACGGCGATGATGCTGCTAGCCCTGGTGTTGGTGGGCGTGCCTATACTGAGTAGGAAATGA
- a CDS encoding UTP--glucose-1-phosphate uridylyltransferase encodes MIRSAIVPVAGAGTRLLPATKSQPKEMLPVARKPIVQYVVEELTANGIRDILFVTGRGKSSIENHFDSDPELARMLREANKPDLLAEIDFNELASNFFYTRQRQQRGLGDAILCGENFAGEQPFVVALGDSIIGMNGQSGTLARMIELFENKRASCVIAVEEVPAEETRHYGVVDPADIEDDVIRVRDLVEKPKPEEAPSRLAIAGRYVLSPLIFDLIRRLPPGKNGEIQLTDAMKLLCEEGRRVFAVKLPAKEKRYDIGNFPSYFETFVEFALADPLYGKEFRTRLREILG; translated from the coding sequence GTGATCCGTAGCGCGATCGTCCCAGTCGCAGGAGCCGGCACTCGCCTGTTGCCGGCCACCAAGTCCCAGCCCAAGGAAATGCTTCCCGTCGCCCGGAAGCCGATTGTCCAGTACGTCGTTGAAGAACTCACCGCCAACGGCATTCGCGATATTCTCTTCGTCACCGGCCGCGGCAAGTCGTCGATCGAGAACCATTTCGATTCCGACCCCGAACTGGCGCGGATGCTCAGGGAGGCCAACAAGCCGGACCTGCTGGCAGAGATCGACTTCAACGAACTGGCGTCGAACTTCTTCTACACCCGCCAGCGCCAACAGCGCGGGCTCGGCGACGCCATCCTCTGCGGCGAGAACTTCGCCGGCGAGCAACCCTTCGTGGTGGCCCTCGGCGATTCAATCATCGGAATGAACGGCCAGTCCGGCACGCTCGCCCGGATGATCGAGCTGTTCGAAAACAAGCGCGCCAGTTGCGTGATCGCCGTGGAGGAGGTTCCGGCGGAAGAGACGCGCCACTACGGCGTGGTGGACCCGGCCGACATCGAAGACGACGTGATCCGCGTGCGCGATCTCGTCGAGAAGCCGAAACCGGAGGAGGCGCCGAGCCGGCTGGCGATCGCCGGCCGCTACGTGCTTTCGCCGCTGATCTTCGATCTGATCCGCCGCCTCCCGCCGGGAAAGAACGGCGAGATCCAGTTGACCGACGCGATGAAACTGCTGTGCGAGGAAGGGCGCCGGGTGTTCGCGGTGAAGCTTCCGGCGAAGGAGAAGCGCTACGACATCGGCAACTTCCCGAGCTACTTCGAGACGTTCGTGGAGTTCGCGCTGGCCGATCCGCTGTACGGGAAGGAATTCCGGACGCGGCTGCGAGAGATCCTCGGGTGA
- a CDS encoding 3-oxoacyl-ACP reductase family protein, with protein sequence MHLLKDKKALVTGASKGVGRGIAIALAQAGCDVAVNYHADERGARETVAAIEKAGRRGVTVQGDVAVAGQVDRMFGAAVDALGSLDILVNNAGVQTWKALVELEEAEWDRVLDTNLKGCFLCTQRAARLMQPCGSGSIVNIGSGCNRVAFPKLVDYTASKGGIEMFTKVSACELGPSGIRVNCVAPGAIEIERTKEEAGDYAGTWAAVTPLGRVGQPDDVGRAVVFFASSLAEFVTGQTLWVDGGLFSKPHWPY encoded by the coding sequence ATGCACCTGCTCAAAGACAAGAAAGCGCTCGTTACCGGCGCGAGCAAAGGCGTGGGACGGGGCATCGCCATCGCGTTGGCGCAAGCCGGCTGCGATGTCGCGGTGAACTACCATGCCGACGAACGCGGCGCCCGCGAGACGGTTGCGGCCATTGAGAAGGCCGGCCGCCGTGGCGTGACCGTCCAGGGCGATGTCGCCGTCGCCGGTCAGGTTGACCGCATGTTCGGCGCCGCCGTCGATGCCCTAGGGAGCCTCGACATCCTCGTGAACAACGCCGGTGTCCAGACGTGGAAGGCGCTCGTCGAACTGGAAGAAGCCGAGTGGGATCGTGTCCTCGACACCAACCTCAAAGGCTGCTTTTTGTGCACGCAGCGGGCCGCGCGGCTGATGCAGCCTTGCGGCTCCGGATCCATTGTGAATATCGGCAGCGGCTGCAACCGGGTGGCCTTCCCGAAACTCGTCGACTACACCGCCAGCAAGGGCGGCATTGAGATGTTCACGAAGGTTTCGGCGTGCGAACTCGGGCCTTCGGGGATCCGCGTCAACTGCGTCGCGCCCGGCGCCATCGAAATCGAGCGCACCAAGGAAGAGGCGGGCGACTATGCGGGGACATGGGCGGCGGTGACGCCGCTCGGGCGCGTGGGCCAGCCGGACGATGTCGGCCGGGCCGTTGTCTTCTTCGCCAGTTCGCTGGCGGAATTCGTTACCGGGCAGACCCTCTGGGTGGACGGCGGGCTGTTTTCGAAACCGCATTGGCCGTACTGA
- a CDS encoding PilZ domain-containing protein: MRERRTEPRLLCADLVELEWRDKSGRRRRAVANLEDISLSGACLQLEVEIPLQTELRISYATGELTGIVRYCVYREIGYFLGIQFDDGVRWSQRAFRPLHLFDPRRLMSRKSSGAQKSA, translated from the coding sequence ATGCGAGAGCGACGCACAGAACCCCGGCTGCTATGCGCGGACCTTGTGGAGCTGGAATGGAGGGACAAGTCCGGCCGGCGACGAAGGGCGGTGGCGAACCTGGAGGACATCTCGCTTTCCGGAGCCTGTCTGCAACTGGAGGTGGAGATTCCGCTACAGACGGAGTTGCGGATCAGCTACGCGACGGGTGAGCTGACGGGAATCGTGCGGTACTGCGTGTACCGCGAGATCGGGTATTTTCTGGGGATCCAGTTCGACGATGGCGTGCGGTGGTCCCAGCGCGCGTTCCGTCCGCTGCATTTGTTCGACCCGCGGCGGCTGATGAGCCGCAAGAGCAGCGGCGCGCAGAAGTCGGCGTAG
- a CDS encoding RraA family protein — MRHKRTNFLILAAAFAGFGFQAARKPAAPVDPLIAGFRKTTVASVADAVDQVVGKRGFLSHDMRPRTIEGSRAAFVGRAKTAFMRPAAPEQATPALSAKHSVAMIDETEPGDVGVLVIENGLDVAGLGGLMATAATARGVAGVIIDGGVRDVGEVRSLGLSVFARSVVPSSSVGRYATVDKDIAVECAGVRVEPGDLIVAGEDGVVAVPKAQAMEVLKRAQEIDEREGKMAPLIKQLKTLTKAIERFNRI, encoded by the coding sequence ATGAGGCACAAACGCACTAACTTTTTGATTCTGGCCGCCGCGTTTGCCGGATTCGGGTTCCAGGCAGCGCGGAAGCCGGCCGCTCCGGTGGATCCCTTGATCGCTGGATTTCGGAAGACAACGGTTGCCTCGGTGGCAGACGCGGTCGACCAGGTAGTGGGCAAGCGCGGATTCCTGTCGCACGACATGCGGCCGCGGACGATCGAAGGCTCGCGGGCGGCGTTCGTGGGGCGAGCGAAGACGGCGTTCATGCGTCCGGCGGCGCCGGAGCAGGCGACCCCGGCATTGAGCGCGAAGCACTCGGTGGCGATGATCGACGAAACGGAGCCGGGCGACGTGGGTGTTCTGGTGATCGAGAACGGGCTCGACGTGGCGGGTCTGGGCGGGTTGATGGCGACGGCGGCGACGGCGCGGGGCGTGGCCGGCGTGATCATCGATGGCGGGGTGCGGGACGTCGGCGAAGTGCGATCGCTGGGGCTGTCGGTGTTCGCGCGGAGCGTGGTGCCGTCGAGTTCGGTGGGGCGGTACGCTACGGTAGACAAAGACATCGCGGTGGAATGCGCGGGAGTGCGCGTGGAGCCGGGGGATCTGATTGTGGCCGGCGAGGACGGCGTTGTGGCTGTTCCGAAGGCGCAGGCGATGGAGGTATTGAAGCGGGCCCAGGAGATTGACGAGCGGGAGGGAAAGATGGCGCCGCTGATCAAGCAGCTGAAGACGCTGACGAAAGCGATCGAACGGTTCAACCGGATCTGA
- a CDS encoding PadR family transcriptional regulator, with translation MGKNKADLLQGTLDVMVLKTLSHGPLHGYGIAQKILLASRRIVDVQQGSLYPALHRLERKGLVASEWREGESGRMAKYYALTKAGRKQLEDEVEQWSRYSSAVNWVLEG, from the coding sequence ATGGGCAAGAACAAGGCCGACCTCCTCCAGGGCACCCTCGACGTGATGGTCCTCAAGACCCTCTCGCACGGCCCCCTCCACGGCTATGGAATCGCGCAGAAGATCCTGCTCGCTTCCCGCCGGATCGTCGACGTCCAGCAAGGCTCGCTCTACCCCGCGCTTCACCGCCTCGAGCGAAAAGGACTCGTGGCGAGCGAGTGGCGCGAGGGCGAAAGCGGCCGCATGGCCAAATACTACGCGCTCACCAAAGCCGGCCGCAAACAGCTCGAGGACGAAGTGGAACAATGGAGCCGCTACTCCTCGGCCGTAAACTGGGTGCTCGAGGGCTGA